In one Echinicola marina genomic region, the following are encoded:
- a CDS encoding YwbE family protein yields MLDGRIRKDIKIGDFVEIVQKHHQRSGELTDGLVKRILTKSPNHPHGIKVQLDTGEVGRVKNIIEED; encoded by the coding sequence ATGCTTGACGGTAGAATAAGGAAGGATATAAAAATAGGGGATTTTGTAGAGATCGTGCAAAAACATCATCAGAGGAGTGGGGAACTCACTGATGGCCTGGTGAAGCGGATATTGACTAAATCACCCAATCACCCACATGGGATCAAGGTTCAGCTGGATACCGGTGAAGTGGGAAGAGTAAAAAATATCATAGAGGAAGATTGA